One window from the genome of Schistocerca piceifrons isolate TAMUIC-IGC-003096 chromosome 8, iqSchPice1.1, whole genome shotgun sequence encodes:
- the LOC124712105 gene encoding piggyBac transposable element-derived protein 4-like, giving the protein MYVVTHNVIFFLEDEIDDSLSSDEDENDVEGVASNPAAVPYPKDSEWTAVDTYRPLPVNTTPRQILVDIDESSSVLDCSKVFLTDSDVNELKRQTNLYASQTIQKKRRGNNLKPHSVLSSWKPVTISEMRRFLGIIFHMCVSKKPKIADHWSTNPVLSCNFCPHVMSRLRFTQILSCLHLVDNSNQKKPGEDGFHPLYKVLPYYNNLKERCIQAYRPSEKVTIDEGICPFRGRVSFRVYMQNKPHKYGLKVYAVAEASSGYVVNFEVYAGKHIVDNSSSAVILRLLSDSSLLNKGHTVYLDRFYSSPELFQQLAEKGTGAVGTVNKSRKGLPKDLVSAKLKKGEMSFRRKDNVLAMKWKDKRDVYTLSTRHQATFGTHTKRNGSVVLKPLQVLDYNLNKIGVDIGDQRLQYNPFQHRTVKWWRKLYFHLLLMGVSNAFWLYNAVHRKKITITDFITVLAVQLVEDDTLEFIPRNEGTVGRLTKRHFLQHIPATTKKYAARVCHVCSSRSKKQSGKASRKETRYECEQCGVALCLEPCFKIFHTKKQYDSV; this is encoded by the coding sequence atgtatgtagttacacataatgtgatattctttttagaagacgagattgatgacagtttgtcttcagatgaagacgagaatgatgttgaaggtgttgcttcaaatccagcagctgtgccgtatccgaaagacagtgagtggactgcagttgacacctaccgacctctgcctgtcaacacgacacccaggcagatactagtggatattgatgagtcgagttctgtactggattgcagtaaagtgttccttactgacagtgacgtaaatgaactcaagagacagacaaatttgtatgcatcacagacaatacagaagaaaagaagaggaaataatctgaagccccattcagttttgagttcgtggaagccagtgactataagtgagatgaggcgtttcttgggtattattttccacatgtgtgtttcgaaaaagcccaaaattgcggaccattggagcactaatcctgttcttagttgtaacttttgtccccatgtcatgagccgtttgcgtttcactcagatactgtcatgcttgcatcttgttgacaattcaaatcagaaaaaaccaggcgaagatggatttcatccactttacaaagttttgccatattataataatttgaaggagcgatgtatccaggcatatcgtccctcagaaaaagtgacaattgatgaaggaatttgcccatttcgaggtcgtgtgagtttccgtgtttacatgcaaaataagcctcataagtatggactgaaagtatatgctgttgctgaagccagtagtggctatgttgtaaattttgaagtttatgctggtaagcatattgttgacaattcttcgtctgcggttattttgcgattgttgtctgacagcagcttgctgaacaaaggccacactgtgtatttagatcgattttattccagtccagagctatttcagcaactggcagagaaaggcactggagctgttggtactgtgaacaaatccaggaaaggattgcctaaagatttagtatctgctaagctgaaaaagggcgaaatgtcttttcggcgtaaagataatgtattggcaatgaagtggaaagataagagagatgtgtatacattgtctacaaggcatcaagcaacatttggtacgcatactaagagaaatgggtctgtagtattgaaaccacttcaggtacttgattacaacctcaataaaattggagtggatattggagaccaacgcctgcagtacaatccgttccagcacagaactgtgaaatggtggcgaaaattatatttccatttgctgcttatgggagtatcaaatgcattttggctgtacaatgcagtgcacaggaagaaaattacaataacagactttataacagtgcttgcagttcagcttgttgaagacgacacacttgaattcattccaagaaatgaaggaactgtaggtcggctaacaaagagacattttttgcagcacatacctgcaactactaagaagtatgctgctcgtgtgtgtcacgtgtgcagttccaggagcaagaaacagagtggcaaggcttctcgcaaagagacacgatacgaatgtgaacagtgtggcgttgcactctgcctggaaccttgctttaaaattttccacactaaaaaacaatatgattctgtgtga